A genomic region of Miscanthus floridulus cultivar M001 chromosome 3, ASM1932011v1, whole genome shotgun sequence contains the following coding sequences:
- the LOC136545766 gene encoding putative E3 ubiquitin-protein ligase RF4: MGAAGNGSNPYCSHVGERDDKSSDKKLGPDFTAAEMQASPVNGDLSLIRVKLEQSWLGVQAFIAEHVTPKDVDLDWSEEVVVGLDGFRYVGCNDLRDVALNSLHMFFKTAVDILSCQGYTEDAVVNAVVDSALCYQFDGPITKIAEHARTLLQSGNHLVDRSYSENVDTVLHMLGLYFLCNASSLMKKYCPFFTLGDALWCILLCDMDISIARAAFAPMSGYGNGQSEGYAHSQSDLCEGRESVNELSEEYSCSATESPALFEPPQSEAIQMTWSNFLTNYIVSFQKFGGKNQDAPSAQDENSPSVPRAVNKKETKSKRSKTNSIKSQKDSGKDLVVFKNIPQVKGIISKTSLRMLKENKTLTAFLASAHSTLAGTSEVASEKDSQTSMLVPTKPRSGPCSVKRGYSPAVVSIGSLSYPPSCSSNSSSSAMGKAEPRQRMEPDVVHFSLPNTPAEGFEFHFSREGLQTTWVPKHRKEELALKLVQRLGELKLEVQVWTDWANERVMQSTNRLVNERTILFSLKKDKADFEGPDVFTRKRLEETQRAIDSTSCELDRVNSLVQELTDKISLCRREKKSVQLQGEQSDASLASILSKKTEAMNRLKSMETEKILLQEEIAAERSKLSKLLQSLEQARRHEDVLTKKCQEGEKMIDALMKQVNFERTELERIETSGRAKSSHLLLKARNDQEWLQTSIKNLTQQIAEMSSRNKPLSITNFMGRPGFVIDSVQREQECAMCLEEEVSVVFLPCGHQVVCAGCNQRHRDGGMTECPSCRSPIKRRICARFPDS; this comes from the exons ATGGGTGCTGCTGGCAATGGCAGCAACCCATACTGTTCACATGTTGGAGAAAGAGATGACAAAAGTAGTGACAAAAAATTAGGTCCAGATTTTACTGCAGCTGAAATGCAAGCGAGCCCTGTCAATGGTGATTTATCTTTGATTCGCGTGAAACTGGAGCAGTCATGGTTAGGTGTACAAGCATTCATTGCTGAGCATGTGACCCCTAAGGATGTTGATTTGGATTGGAGCGAGGAGGTTGTTGTTGGGCTGGATGGCTTCAGATATGTAGGCTGCAATGACCTAAGAGATGTTGCACTGAATAGCTTGCACATGTTCTTCAAGACTGCAGTTGATATCTTATCCTGTCAAGGGTACACTGAGGATGCTGTTGTAAATGCTGTTGTGGACTCTGCACTCTGTTATCAGTTTGATGGACCTATCACTAAGATCGCTGAGCATGCACGCACATTGCTACAGAGTGGCAACCATTTGGTTGATCGTTCCTACAGTGAGAATGTTGACACAGTTCTGCACATGTTGGGTTTGTATTTTCTTTGCAATGCATCAAGTTTGATGAAGAAATACTGTCCATTTTTCACCTTGGGAGATGCATTGTGGTGCATTCTGCTGTGTGACATGGATATATCTATTGCTCGTGCAGCTTTTGCTCCCATGAGTGGTTATGGGAATGGACAATCAGAAGGCTATGCTCATAGTCAGAGTGACTTATGTGAAGGTCGTGAGAGTGTAAATGAGTTATCAGAAGAATATAGTTGCAGTGCCACAGAATCGCCTGCACTATTCGAGCCACCTCAATCTGAAGCAATACAAATGACGTGGAGCAATTTTCTGACAAattatatagtttcatttcaaaaGTTTGGAGGGAAAAACCAAGATGCTCCTTCTGCTCAAGATGAAAATTCTCCTTCAGTGCCTAGGGCTGTTAACAAAAAGGAAACTAAAAGCAAGCGTAGTAAGACAAATTCCATTAAATCTCAGAAAGACTCAGGGAAGGATTTGGTAGTTTTCAAGAACATCCCACAAGTCAAGGGTATTATAAGTAAAACATCATTAAGAATGCTAAAGGAGAATAAAACATTAACGGCATTCCTTGCATCTGCACATAGCACTTTGGCAGGCACTTCAGAGGTAGCTAGTGAAAAGGACTCACAAACATCCATGCTAGTTCCAACTAAACCTCGTTCTGGACCTTGCTCGGTCAAAAGAGGATATTCTCCAGCAGTGGTTTCAATTGGATCACTTTCTTATCCTCCTAGCTGTTCCTCCAACTCATCATCTAGTGCaatgggcaaggcagagcctaggCAGCGAATGGAACCTGATGTTGTACACTTCTCTCTCCCAAATACTCCTGCAGAGGGCTTTGAATTTCATTTCTCACGTGAAGGCTTGCAGACCACTTGGGTTCCAAAACATAGAAAAGAGGAGCTGGCTCTAAAACTAGTCCAGCGCTTGGGTGAGTTAAAGCTGGAGGTGCAAGTTTGGACAGATTGGGCTAATGAGAGGGTGATGCAGTCAACAAATAGGCTGGTAAATGAAAGGACTATACTTTTCTCTCTTAAAAAGGATAAGGCAGACTTTGAAGGGCCTGATGTGTTTACAAGGAAGAGGCTTGAGGAGACACAAAGGGCAATAGACAGTACTTCTTGTGAGCTTGATCGTGTTAATTCCCTTGTCCAGGAGCTTACAGATAAGATTTCGCTTTGTAGGCGTGAGAAGAAATCTGTCCAGCTACAGGGAGAGCAATCTGATGCAAGTTTGGCAAGCATTTTAAGCAAGAAAACTGAGGCCATGAACAGACTGAAGTCCATGGAGACAGAGAAGATCCTTTTGCAGGAGGAGATTGCTGCTGAAAGGAGTAAACTATCCAAGCTTCTGCAAAGTCTTGagcaagctagaagacatgaagACGTATTAACG AAAAAGTGCCAGGAAGGAGAGAAGATGATAGATGCACTTATGAAGCAGGTTAACTTTGAAAGAACTGAGCTTGAGAGGATTGAGACATCAGGAAGAGCAAAGTCTAGCCATCTGTTGCTGAAAGCGCGCAACGACCAGGAATGGCTGCAGACCAGTATCAAGAATCTGACACAGCAGATAGCTGAAATGTCTAGCAGAAACAAGCCTCTGAGCATCACAAACTTCATGGGCCGTCCAGGTTTTGTGATCGATTCTGTACAGCGGGAGCAAGAATGCGCCATGTGCTTGGAAGAGGAGGTTTCAGTGGTTTTCCTCCCATGCGGGCATCAGGTTGTTTGTGCAGGCTGCAACCAACGCCATCGAGATGGGGGCATGACCGAATGCCCATCCTGCAGATCTCCCATAAAGCGTAGGATCTGTGCTCGCTTTCCCGACAGTTAA